Proteins from a single region of Apium graveolens cultivar Ventura chromosome 7, ASM990537v1, whole genome shotgun sequence:
- the LOC141673395 gene encoding uncharacterized protein LOC141673395: MDVEGEKWVTLPKYSDRYRKGVEAFVNQAFSRYAIGNELKCPCKKCGNHIWSGAKAIHEHLVYNGPCPHCVEWIYEVSTHEIDMVADEMDINIGVGLGDEFDAMIHNAYSTNNVTAHVGRIGLNDDARKFYRLVKEGGQPLYPECKKFSRLSFLVRLYQLKCIHGFSESGFSDLLELIKEVFPHVNLPSSFSAAKGMIKDLGLDYQKIHACPNDCMLFWAENERLENCAKCGTSRWRVVEKKAKAKSDANIELALNPKIPAKVMRYFPLKPRLQRMFLSSDFSSSMTWHVYHERKMDG; encoded by the coding sequence ATGGATGTTGAAGGAGAGAAATGGGTAACACTTCCCAAGTACAGTGATAGATATAGGAAGGGAGTTGAAGCTTTTGTTAACCAAGCATTTTCCCGATATGCCATAGGAAACGAGCTTAAGTGCCCTTGTAAGAAATGTGGTAATCATATTTGGAGTGGTGCTAAGGCTATACACGAACATCTAGTCTATAATGGTCCTTGTCCCCATTGCGTTGAATGGATTTACGAGGTCTCAACCCATGAGATAGACATGGTTGCTGATGAGATGGATATTAATATAGGTGTAGGTCTTGGAGATGAATTTGATGCTATGATACACAATGCATATAGTACTAATAACGTTACTGCCCATGTTGGTAGAATAGGACTAAACGATGATGCAAGGAAATTTTATCGCCTTGTTAAGGAGGGTGGACAACCGTTATATCCCGAGTGCAAAAAATTTAGTCGATTAAGTTTCTTAGTTAGGCTTTATCAACTAAAGTGCATTCATGGATTTAGCGAATCAGGATTTAGTGACTTACTTGAATTGATAAAGGAGGTTTTCCCTCATGTAAATCTTCCGTCTTCTTTTAGTGCGGCAAAGGGTATGATTAAAGACCTAGGACTTGATTACCAAAAGATACATGCATGTCCAAATGACTGCATGCTCTTTTGGGCAGAAAACGAGAGGCTGGAGAATTGTGCTAAGTGTGGAACATCAAGATGGAGAGTAGTTGAAAAGAAGGCGAAGGCCAAGTCTGATGCAAACATAGAACTAGCATTGAATCCTAAAATCCCGGCTAAAGTGATGAGATACTTCCCTTTAAAGCCAAGGCTGCAGAGAATGTTCTTGAGCTCTGATTTCTCGAGCTCAATGACATGGCATGTTTATCACGAAAGAAAGATGGACGGTTAA